A window of Citrus sinensis cultivar Valencia sweet orange chromosome 7, DVS_A1.0, whole genome shotgun sequence contains these coding sequences:
- the LOC107177270 gene encoding zinc finger BED domain-containing protein DAYSLEEPER-like: MDTPIATVMPDTPITPSSPSGNRELMNLETQPNKRRRKKSIVWDYFTVETVDAGCTRACCNQCKKSFAYITGSKLAGTSHLKRHITMGICPVSRQKNQQTPNTPSTKPGSVTDPPKRRYRASPGISSISFNQDRSTQDIAKMIIMHEYPPHIVEHPAFIDFVHTLQPQFNVASFNTIQGDCVAIYLREKQRLLNFISGIHGRVNLALDLWSSNQSVGYAVLTGHFIDGDWNLHRRVLNVVMVPSPDSDVAFNQALASCLSDWRLENKLLTLTLDRSFSNETINGNLRGFLSVKNPFMLNCQLIKGNCYARVISRLAQDALGAIWETVDKIRASVKYVKTSDTHEEKFLELKERLQVPSTKELFIDDQTKWNTTYHMLVAAHELKEVFACLETFDPDYKIATPTMDDWKQVEILCTYLKYFFDAANILTSPTYPTASVFYHEVSKIQAELMQAAMSEEPFTSYLTKPLKERFDEYWKDCFLVLAIAVVIDPRFKMKLIEFSFSRIYGEDAGMWIKAVDDGLHELFHEYLVQMLALPDTFMDEGLEVIPKSEASREETLHAGNIEEGTPQEGHPQEHSQDLSLISIGDGLSDFEVYISEDTSGQPMRSELDQYLEEFLLPRTQDFDILDWWRLNQAKYPTLSRMASDILSIPFSTVPTDSVFDTVSKKIDSYRSSLRPVTLEALICAKDWLQYGSLSSDSQ; this comes from the coding sequence ATGGATACCCCTATTGCAACTGTAATGCCTGATACTCCTATTACCCCGAGTTCTCCTTCTGGGAACAGAGAGCTTATGAATTTGGAAACACAGCCTAATAAGCGTAGGAGAAAGAAGTCTATTGTCTGGGACTACTTCACAGTGGAAACTGTTGATGCTGGATGTACCAGGGCCTGCTGCAATCAGTGCAAGAAGTCATTTGCTTACATTACTGGTTCAAAGCTAGCGGGCACCAGCCACCTCAAACGACACATTACCATGGGAATATGCCCTGTAAGCCGTCAGAAAAATCAGCAAACCCCAAACACACCAAGCACCAAACCTGGGAGTGTCACCGATCCACCTAAAAGACGCTATAGAGCATCTCCTGGAATTTCAAGCATCAGTTTCAATCAGGATCGCAGTACCCAAGATATTGCAAAGATGATCATTATGCATGAGTATCCCCCACACATTGTTGAACATCCTGCTTTCATTGATTTTGTTCATACTCTTCAACCCCAGTTCAATGTGGCAAGCTTCAACACCATCCAGGGGGATTGTGTGGCAATATATCTAAGGGAGAAGCAAAgacttttgaattttattagtgGAATTCATGGACGAGTCAACCTTGCATTGGATTTGTGGTCTTCAAATCAATCTGTAGGCTATGCAGTCCTAACTGGGCATTTTATTGATGGTGATTGGAACTTGCATCGTCGTGTTCTTAATGTGGTTATGGTTCCATCCCCTGACTCAGATGTTGCCTTCAATCAAGCTCTCGCGTCTTGCCTATCTGATTGGCGTCTAGAGAACAAGTTGCTTACCCTTACTCTTGATCGGTCCTTCTCAAATGAAACAATAAATGGAAATCTCAGAGGCTTCCTTTCTGTCAAAAATCCATTTATGCTAAATTGTCAACTGATAAAAGGGAATTGCTATGCTCGTGTTATTAGTCGTCTTGCACAAGATGCTCTAGGAGCAATCTGGGAAACTGTCGATAAAATTCGTGCCAGCGTAAAGTATGTCAAGACTTCAGATACTCATGAAGAGAAGTTTCTTGAGCTGAAGGAACGACTTCAAGTCCCTAGTACGAAGGAACTTTTTATTGATGACCAAACTAAATGGAACACAACTTACCATATGTTGGTGGCTGCTCATGAACTAAAGGAAGTATTTGCTTGTTTGGAAACTTTTGATCCAGACTACAAAATAGCAACCCCAACAATGGATGATTGGAAGCAGGTAGAAATTCTCTGTACATACTTGAAGTATTTCTTTGATGCGGCAAACATTTTAACTTCTCCAACATATCCTACTGCCAGTGTGTTCTACCATGAAGTGTCAAAGATTCAGGCAGAACTAATGCAAGCAGCCATGAGTGAAGAACCTTTCACCAGCTACCTGACCAAACCTCTGAAAGAAAGGTTTGATGAATATTGGAAAGACTGCTTTCTAGTGTTGGCGATTGCAGTTGTTATCGATCCAAGGTTCAAAATGAAGCTTATTGAGTTCAGCTTCTCTAGGATATATGGTGAGGATGCTGGGATGTGGATCAAGGCTGTTGATGATGGCCTGCATGAACTCTTTCATGAATACCTTGTGCAGATGCTAGCACTGCCAGACACTTTTATGGATGAAGGGCTTGAGGTCATTCCAAAATCTGAGGCATCACGAGAAGAGACCCTTCATGCTGGAAATATTGAAGAGGGAACCCCTCAGGAAGGACACCCTCAGGAACATTCGCAAGACCTGTCTCTTATTTCTATTGGGGATGGGCTTTCTGATTTTGAAGTCTATATCTCTGAGGATACTAGTGGCCAGCCAATGAGATCAGAATTAGATCAGTATCTTGAGGAGTTCCTTTTGCCTCGTACACaagattttgatattttggatTGGTGGAGACTGAATCAGGCGAAGTACCCAACTCTTTCCAGGATGGCTTCTGATATCTTGTCCATACCATTCTCTACAGTTCCTACTGATTCCGTGTTCGATACGGTGAGCAAGAAGATAGATAGCTACCGGAGTTCATTGCGTCCTGTTACACTGGAGGCGCTCATTTGTGCCAAGGACTGGCTCCAGTATGGATCTCTGTCGTCTGATTCCCAGTAA
- the LOC102615537 gene encoding putative pentatricopeptide repeat-containing protein At3g15930, producing the protein MLSNSIALGSFMTLSFPSRTHVLKKTPITFNKMFSNSSISPPSTLTQETPLISPIETCESMHQLKQIHSQTIKLGLLTNPTVQNKLVTFCCSEKGDMKYACKVFRKIPRPSVCLWNTMIKGYSRIDSHKNGVLIYLDMLKSDVRPDNYTFPFLLKGFTRDIAVEFGKELHCHVLKFGFDSSVFVQNALISTYCLCGEVDMARGIFDVSYKDDVVTWNAMFSGYKRVKQFDETRKLFGEMERKGVLPTSVTIVLVLSACAKLKDLDVGKRAHRYVKECKIVPNLILENALTDMYAACGEMGFALEIFGNIKNKDVISWTAIVTGYINRGQVDMARQYFDQMPERDYVLWTAMIDGYLRVNRFREALTLFREMQTSNIRPDEFTIVSILTACANLGALELGEWVKTYIDKNKVKNDIFVGNALIDMYCKCGDVEKAQRVFWEMLRKDKFTWTTMIVGLAINGHGDKGLDMFSQMLRASIIPDEVTYVGVLSACTHTGMVDEGRKYFADMTIQHGIEPNEAHYGCMVDLLGRAGHLNEALEVIKNMPMKPNSIVWGALLGACRVHRDAEMAEMAAKQILELDPDNEAVYVLLCNIYAACNRWDNFRELRQMILDRGIKKTPGCSMIEMNGVVHEFVAGDKSHPQTKEIYLQLDEMTSDLKFVGYMPDISEVFLDVGEEDKERAVYQHSEKLAMAFGLISSGAGVTIRIVKNLRMCVDCHRMAKLVSMVYDREVIVRDKTRFHHFKHGSCSCKDYW; encoded by the coding sequence ATGCTGAGCAATTCAATTGCTCTTGGATCTTTTATGACACTTTCATTTCCCTCCAGAACTCACGTTCTCAAGAAAACCCCAATAACATTCAACAAAATGTTTTCTAATTCTTCTATATCACCACCATCTACACTCACCCAAGAAACCCCACTCATCTCTCCGATTGAAACCTGCGAATCCATGCACCAACTTAAGCAAATCCACTCTCAAACAATCAAACTTGGACTTTTAACAAACCCCACTGTACAAAACAAACTCGTTACCTTTTGTTGTAGTGAAAAAGGTGACATGAAGTATGCGTGTAAAGTGTTCAGGAAAATTCCCCGACCAAGTGTGTGTCTTTGGAACACTATGATCAAGGGTTATTCTAGGATTGATTCTCATAAAAACGGAGTTTTGATCTATTTGGATATGTTGAAGAGTGATGTCAGGCCTGATAACTATACATTTCCGTTCTTGTTGAAGGGTTTTACGCGTGACATTGCTGTGGAGTTTGGTAAGGAGTTGCATTGTCATGTGCTGAAATTTGGGTTTGATTCTAGTGTGTTTGTGCAAAATGCGTTGATTAGTACGTATTGTTTGTGTGGGGAAGTTGACATGGCTCGTGGGATATTTGATGTGAGTTATAAAGATGATGTGGTTACTTGGAATGCGATGTTTTCCGGGTATAAGAGAGTGAAGCAATTTGATGAAACTAGGAAGCTTTTTGGTGAGATGGAGAGGAAAGGAGTGTTGCCCACTTCAGTTACCATTGTGTTGGTTTTATCGGCTTGTGCTAAATTGAAAGACTTAGATGTTGGCAAGCGGGCTCACAGGTATGTTAAAGAGTGCAAGATCGTACCTAATTTGATACTGGAAAATGCTTTGACTGATATGTATGCAGCTTGTGGAGAAATGGGTTTTGCTCTTGAGATTTTTGGGAACATCAAGAATAAAGATGTAATTTCTTGGACTGCCATTGTTACGGGGTATATAAATAGAGGACAAGTCGATATGGCTCGACAGTATTTTGATCAGATGCCAGAACGAGATTATGTCTTATGGACTGCCATGATTGATGGGTACCTGCGGGTGAATAGGTTCAGAGAGGCTTTGACACTTTTCCGCGAGATGCAAACTTCAAATATAAGGCCAGACGAGTTTACCATTGTTAGCATTCTTACAGCATGTGCGAATCTGGGGGCACTAGAACTGGGTGAATGGGTAAAGACTTACATTGACAAAAACAAGGTCAAGAATGATATATTTGTGGGGAATGCTTTGATAGACATGTACTGTAAATGTGGAGATGTGGAGAAAGCTCAAAGGGTATTCTGGGAGATGCTTCGAAAGGACAAATTCACATGGACGACCATGATTGTTGGCCTTGCCATCAATGGCCATGGTGATAAAGGTCTTGATATGTTTTCCCAAATGCTCAGGGCTTCAATAATACCGGACGAGGTAACTTACGTTGGTGTTCTGTCTGCCTGCACGCACACTGGCATGGTAGATGAAGGAAGAAAGTATTTTGCTGATATGACGATCCAGCATGGAATTGAGCCTAATGAGGCACATTATGGGTGCATGGTTGATCTTCTTGGCCGAGCTGGGCATCTAAATGAAGCTCTTGAAGTTATAAAGAATATGCCGATGAAGCCAAATTCAATTGTCTGGGGAGCTCTTCTTGGTGCCTGTAGAGTTCATAGAGATGCCGAAATGGCTGAAATGGCTGCTAAGCAGATTCTTGAGTTGGATCCCGATAATGAGGCTGTTTATGTTTTGCTTTGTAACATATATGCTGCTTGCAATAGATGGGATAATTTTCGTGAATTGAGACAAATGATACTTGATAGAGGAATCAAGAAGACTCCAGGTTGCAGTATGATAGAGATGAATGGTGTGGTCCATGAATTTGTTGCTGGGGACAAATCACATcctcaaacaaaagaaatctacTTGCAGTTGGATGAAATGACGAGTGACTTGAAATTTGTAGGGTATATGCCTGATATTTCTGAGGTGTTCCTCGACGTAGGAGAAGAGGATAAAGAGCGTGCAGTTTACCAGCACAGTGAGAAGTTAGCTATGGCTTTCGGGCTGATCAGTTCAGGAGCTGGGGTCACCATTAGAATTGTGAAGAACCTTAGGATGTGTGTGGATTGTCACCGTATGGCGAAATTAGTGTCAATGGTGTATGATAGAGAAGTTATTGTTAGGGATAAAACTCGTTTCCATCATTTCAAGCATGGGTCATGTTCATGTAAAGATTATTGGTGA
- the LOC102614578 gene encoding uncharacterized protein LOC102614578: MKFKAFLTENGVNLLEKRFLPALDKMGKVCHLFLTREKAYFLHNLLSGEGIQCVAQFHRETLFDDYRISSQNEDCIAFAIDISLLQRAVRSSVSICSEIGAAGSTANHLQIKLVKKLPPNCTQAMPFLTFETKGYKSAVIQDVPISKPLSRAQVLELQTALDMAQDLPPTLVQVPDLNQLQNFVDRMKHVGDLLNVSICKYGDLHLQISTTLITLGAEFRKLLVIGEKAVAPSEDRNLSAQTRSERAISRGDAQSVQVSVKHFSKSLQCHLAKPDCAFYGIAPRGACLTVIFQFFIPGTHQTDKSISLHCRLPVLDPGT, encoded by the coding sequence ATGAAGTTCAAAGCATTTCTCACAGAGAATGGAGTAAATCTCTTAGAAAAAAGATTCCTACCTGCCCTAGACAAAATGGGGAAGGTATGCCACCTCTTCCTCACCAGAGAGAAAGCTTACTTCCTCCACAACCTTCTCAGTGGTGAAGGGATTCAATGTGTTGCCCAGTTTCACAGGGAAACTCTCTTCGATGATTACCGCATCTCAAGCCAAAATGAGGACTGCATTGCCTTTGCCATAGACATATCACTTCTTCAGCGTGCTGTTCGAAGTAGTGTCAGTATTTGCTCTGAAATTGGTGCAGCTGGATCCACTGCCAATCACCTCCAAATAAAATTGGTGAAGAAGCTGCCTCCAAATTGTACTCAAGCAATGCCTTTCCTTACCTTTGAAACCAAGGGGTACAAGTCTGCAGTAATCCAAGATGTTCCAATTTCAAAACCATTGTCAAGGGCTCAAGTACTTGAACTTCAGACTGCTTTAGATATGGCTCAAGATTTACCTCCGACGCTGGTTCAGGTTCCGGATTTGAATCAGCTGCAGAATTTCGTAGACCGAATGAAGCATGTTGgtgatttgttaaatgtctCCATTTGCAAATATGGGGATCTCCATTTACAAATATCAACAACTCTCATCACACTAGGAGCTGAGTTTAGAAAATTGTTGGTTATTGGAGAGAAAGCTGTAGCTCCATCTGAGGACCGAAATTTGAGTGCTCAGACTCGATCAGAGAGGGCAATATCCAGAGGGGATGCTCAATCTGTGCAAGTGAGCGTGAAGCACTTTTCAAAAAGCCTCCAGTGTCACCTGGCAAAGCCAGATTGTGCATTCTATGGTATTGCTCCACGGGGTGCTTGCTTGACGGTGATATTCCAGTTCTTCATTCCTGGCACACATCAAACTGATAAATCAATCAGTCTGCATTGCAGGCTTCCAGTGCTCGACCCAGGCACATAG
- the LOC102612592 gene encoding protein FAR1-RELATED SEQUENCE 6-like → MDEVSLNTEPVGDDDADDFEVVGDCAMTEYVGQTGIIQNPLPPAVGMEFETYDDVYYFYNCYAKEQGFGVRVSNTWYRKSREKYRGKLSCSSAGFKKKSEANRPRPETRTGCPAMIKFRLMETKRWRIIEVELEHNHLLSPRSGKFYKSHKHIGIGTKRTLQLDSAEEVQKIKLFRTLIIDTEGNGNVDVNGVFGNNVNSSNQLKLKPGDAQAVQSFFCRLQLTDPNFFNVVDLNEKGCLRNLFWTDTRSRVAYRYFGDAVLIDTTCLTERYDVPLVSFIGVNHHGQSVLLGCGLLASKTIESYTWLFRAWLTCMLGRSPQTIITDQCRILQIAVGDVFPRAYHCFSLSCIMQKIPEKLQGLFEYEAIRVALHRAIYHSLRPEEFEAAWEDMIQRHGIKDHGWIQTLYEDRKRWAPVYLKEAYLSGVFSFLQNEVSTSYFEGYLDKNTPLKEFLDKYDQALRANYQLEALADMDSRNSSCIQKPRCYYEFQLSKLCTNEMLRKFQTEVEAMYSCYSTKHVSADGPITYIVKEEFEVGSNEKDSRAFDVLYNASDLEVLCVCGLFNFRGYLCRHILCVLNQSGVQEIPSQYILSRWRKDVKRSYVLDHSCSGIDIKNPVHRYDDLYKRIVQVVEEGRQSQDRYKVTLQALDEILNKLHLVEDHQV, encoded by the coding sequence ATGGATGAAGTTTCTCTGAATACTGAACCAGTAGGTGATGATGATGCTGATGATTTTGAGGTCGTAGGAGATTGTGCAATGACTGAATATGTTGGACAAACTGGGATAATCCAAAATCCATTGCCTCCTGCTGTTGGAATGGAGTTTGAGACGTATGATGACGTTTATTACTTTTACAATTGCTATGCCAAGGAACAGGGTTTTGGTGTTAGAGTTAGCAATACATGGTACCGAAAGAGTAGAGAAAAGTATAGAGGAAAGCTGAGCTGTAGTAGTGCAGGCTTCAAGAAGAAAAGCGAGGCAAACCGCCCAAGACCAGAAACAAGAACTGGCTGTCCAGCAATGATAAAGTTTAGGTTGATGGAAACCAAAAGGTGGAGAATCATTGAAGTCGAGCTTGAGCATAACCACTTGTTAAGCCCAAGAAGCGGAAAGTTTTACAAGTCACATAAGCACATAGGTATTGGAACCAAAAGAACATTGCAATTAGATAGTGCTGAAGaagttcaaaaaattaaactgtTTCGAACTCTTATCATCGATACCGAGGGAAATGGTAATGTAGATGTTAATGGAGTATTTGGAAATAATGTTAATAGCTCAAATCAATTGAAGCTTAAACCAGGAGATGCACAAGCTGTCCAGAGTTTCTTTTGTCGTTTGCAGTTGACAGATCCAAACTTTTTTAATGTAGTGGATCTAAATGAAAAGGGATGCTTGAGAAACCTGTTCTGGACTGATACCAGGTCAAGAGTTGCATATAGGTACTTTGGTGATGCAGTCTTAATTGATACTACGTGCTTGACTGAAAGATATGATGTACCACTGGTTTCATTCATTGGGGTGAATCATCATGGACAATCAGTGTTGTTGGGTTGTGGTTTACTTGCCAGTAAGACCATAGAATCATATACATGGTTGTTTAGGGCGTGGCTTACATGTATGTTAGGACGCTCTCCACAAACAATCATCACTGACCAATGTAGAATCTTGCAAATTGCTGTTGGCGATGTTTTCCCAAGAGCTTATCATTGCTTTTCATTGTCATGCATCATGCAAAAAATTCCAGAGAAACTCCAAGGATTGTTTGAATATGAAGCTATTAGAGTTGCATTACATAGAGCAATTTATCACTCTCTCAGGCCTGAGGAATTTGAAGCAGCTTGGGAAGACATGATTCAACGTCATGGAATAAAGGATCACGGATGGATTCAAACTTTATATGAAGATCGTAAAAGGTGGGCTCCTGTTTATTTGAAGGAAGCTTATTTATCAGGAGTGTTTTCGTTCCTGCAGAATGAGGTTTCTACTTCATACTTTGAAGGATATCTTGATAAGAATACTCCTTTGAAAGAATTCTTAGACAAGTATGATCAAGCACTGCGGGCGAATTATCAATTGGAAGCCTTGGCAGATATGGATTCAAGAAATTCAAGTTGTATCCAGAAACCAAGATGCTACTATGAATTTCAACTCTCAAAACTGTGCACAAATGAAATGTTAAGGAAGTTTCAGACAGAGGTGGAGGCTATGTACTCTTGCTATAGCACAAAACATGTTAGTGCTGATGGACCTATAACATACATAGTGAAGGAAGAATTCGAGGTTGGTAGCAACGAGAAAGATTCAAGGGCTTTCGATGTTTTGTACAATGCCTCCGACTTAGAGGTGCTTTGTGTTTGTGGGTTGTTCAATTTCAGAGGATATTTATGCAGACACATTCTTTGTGTTCTAAACCAGAGTGGCGTGCAGGAGATCCCATCTCAGTACATTCTTTCTCGATGGAGAAAAGATGTTAAACGTTCTTATGTTCTTGATCACAGCTGCAGTGgcattgatattaaaaatccGGTGCACAGGTATGATGATTTGTACAAACGCATCGTGCAGGTCGTCGAGGAAGGCAGGCAATCTCAAGATCGTTACAAGGTTACTTTACAAGCTTTGGATGAGATATTGAACAAGCTTCATCTTGTAGAGGATCATCAAGTGTAA